From the genome of Acyrthosiphon pisum isolate AL4f unplaced genomic scaffold, pea_aphid_22Mar2018_4r6ur Scaffold_20960;HRSCAF=22641, whole genome shotgun sequence, one region includes:
- the LOC107885863 gene encoding uncharacterized protein LOC107885863, with amino-acid sequence MATKKKIPLACGIRIPMSICAIHGQPTAVVKRRCTEDGLTAAAEDYNSAAVERKDILLYLKCINLIEQIIFRRPVVAEPPGRRQTCCHQTSVEPLDPPPKVEMSDAPEEEKKCKDII; translated from the exons ATGGCCACTAAGAAGaag ATCCCGCTCGCCTGTGGGATCCGCATCCCGATGTCGATCTGCGCCATCCATGGACAACCGACAGCCGTGGTCAAGA ggCGGTGTACGGAAGACGGCCTCACCGCGGCCGCTGAag ACTATAATTCGGCGGCCGTCGAACgtaaggatatattattatatttaaaatgtataaatctaatcgaacaaattattttcaggaGGCCAGTCGTAGCTGAGCCGCCGGGACGACGGCAGACGTGCTGCCACCAAAC gAGCGTAGAGCCACTGGACCCACCGCCAAAAGTC GAAATGAGTGATGCCCCGGAGGAGGAGAAAAAATGTAaggatataatatga